In Sphingomonas sp. JUb134, the sequence GGTTTTTCTACAATGACGATCTGTCGGGCTTCAACTTCCAGCGACAGCAGGTGACGCTCGGCCAGTTGCTCGGCGAACTCCTTCGCTTTGCCGAGCAAGACGTGGCCGATCCGCACGCGCTCTATGCCAATGCCGCGACGGCACCGGAGCATCTACCCGGCTGGGACGCCGCGAACGCGCTCGACCTTCCCACCGGAAATGCGCCGGCGCGGCTTTGGATCGGCAACGCCACCCAGGTGGCGACCCACTATGACCAGTCGAACAACATCGCCTGCGTCGTCCACGGCCGCCGCCGCTTCACCCTGTTCCCGCCCGATCAGATCGCCAACCTCTACATCGGCCCGCTCGACCACACGATGGCGGGGCCGCCGTCGAGCATGGTCGATCCCGACGCACCGGATCTCGCGCGCTACCCGCGGTTCGAGGAGGCGATGGCGCATGCCCAAGTCGCCGAGCTGAAGCCCGGCGACGCGATCTTCATTCCCGCGATCTGGTGGCATCATGTCCGCGCGCTCGACCGCCTCAACGTGCTGGTGAATTACTGGTGGAGTGCGGAGGCGACGGCGTCCCCCTTCGGAGCGCTGATCCACGCCCTGATGAGCATCCGCGACCTGCCGGCACCCGAAAAGGCGGCGTGGCGATCCTGGTTCGACCATTATGTCTTCGGGCCCGAAGCGGGCAGAGCTGCCGAGCACCTGCCCGCGTCCGCGCGCGGGATCCTGTCGACGGCGAGCCCGGCGCGCACCGAGCGGCTGCGCGCTTTTTTGATCCGGATGCTCGGCGGCCGGGTCTGAGCGGCTCCTCGCCTCCCCCGAGGTCAGGAGCGCGAGAAACTGTCCAGCAGCGTTGCCCGCATCCGCGCAGCAGTGACGGTGTCCGGGCGACCGAGAACGCCCTTGACCTCTTCGGGCAGGTGCGCCGCCGGCTCGCCGTTGCGGCGAAAGACGAGGTGGTCGAACACGGTCCGATACACTTCCCGCTGGTCTTCCGGCAGCGATCCGATCGCGACCAGCGCGTGGAGCAGCGCGTCATAGGGATTGCCCATGCCGGCCGGCGCCGGGTTCCACCAATAGTTGACGAAGGCGTTGACGGGATCGAGCGATTCCACCGCGTGCCACCAGTGGAAGGGGATGTAGATCGCATCGCCCGGCTCCAGCGTGGCAGACTGCGCCTCCTTCGCGGCGTCGGCAAAGCGCGGAAAGCGTTCGAGGTCGGGCGCATCGGGATCGACCAGGCTGATCGGTGTCCCGGCGGGGGTCAGCTCCAGCGGCCCCATGTACAGGTTGGCGATCTGGTCGGGTGGAAACAGGGTGAAGCGCCGCCGGCCCATCACGACGACGCCGATGTTCTCCATCAGATCGTAATGGGTGGCGACGCGGATCGCGTTGCCCAGCCACATGCGCGGGATGACGGAGGTTGGCAGCAGGCTGGTCGCGTTCTCGTCGGTAAAGCCGGGCAGGAGTTGCGGCAGCGGCACGGACTGGACCGCCATGGCATAAGGCCGCGCATGATCGCGATCCCGCAGCAGCCGGTCCAGGAACGGACCGAGCGGGCTCTGACCGCGGACGAAGTTCAGCCCCTTCAGATCGGGCGTGTAGAAAAAGCGCCCGCCGATCTCTGGCTCGCCGAGGATCGCGGACACGGGCTGCGGATGGCTGAAGCGCTTGAGATAGGCGATGCCAACGTCGGCGGACGCCTGCGCCGCCTTCACCGCCGGCCAATCGCGGCCTAGCCCGCGCAGGACCACCGGGCGTGCAGCCGGGCGCACCTCCTCCTCGAAGGTACGGCGGTCGATACCGTGGATCTCGGGCAGCGGCGGATAGGTCATGCCACCACCAGGCTCGGCCTGGGGTCGCAGCCAATCTGGCGAAGATGATCGTCCTGGTGCGGCAGGAGCGAGGCGGTGTCTGCGATAACCTGGCGGATATGCTCCAGCCGCGTCAGCGTCTCTGCATCGGAAAGCAGGTCGGCGGCCGGATGATAGCCGCCCGCTTCCACCCCCTGCCCCACCATCACCGACAGCCAACTCGTCTCGGTAAAGAGCTCATTGCCTTCCCGGAAGATGCGGCCGTTGGCACCGAAGATGGCCAGCTTGCTTGCGAGCCCCGGCGGCGGTTCGAGGGCGCGGCAATAGTCCCAGAACGGCGTATCGTCGCGCTCGGTCGCCTTGTAGTGCAGCACCAGGAAGTCGCGGATCTCCAGGTAATCCGAGACATGGGCGGCGTTGAAGCGGTCGATCTCCAGCTGGTCGAACCGGCGCGTCGGCCAATAGGTGAGCAGCCGGGCGATCGCCGACTGGACCAGGTGGATGCTCGTCGATTCCAGCGGTTCGAGAAAGCCGCCGGCAAGGCCGAGCGCGACGACGTTGCCCACCCAGGCACGCCGGCGGTGCCCGGCGGTGAAGCGCAGCAGCCGCGGATCGGCGAGCGGTGCGCCGTCGAGGTTGGCGAGCAGGGTTGCGGCCGCTTCATCGTCGGAAAGATGGACGGAGGAATAGACATAGCCATTGCCGATGCGGTGCTGGAGCGGGATCCGCCACTGCCACCCGGCACCGCGTGCAGTGGAGCGCGTGAGCGGCTGGCGGTCGCCGCCGTTCGCGCATGGCACCGCCACCGCCCGGTCGCACGGAAGCCACTGCGTCCAATCCTCGAACCCCGCCGCCATCGCGCCTTCGATCAGCAGCCCGCGGAAGCCCGAGCAGTCGAGGAACAGGTCGCCTTCGATCCGCGCGCCCGATTGCAGCACCACCGCTGCGACATGCCCCGTCTCCCCGTCGCGCTCGACGTCGACGATGC encodes:
- a CDS encoding cupin-like domain-containing protein, which gives rise to MTYPPLPEIHGIDRRTFEEEVRPAARPVVLRGLGRDWPAVKAAQASADVGIAYLKRFSHPQPVSAILGEPEIGGRFFYTPDLKGLNFVRGQSPLGPFLDRLLRDRDHARPYAMAVQSVPLPQLLPGFTDENATSLLPTSVIPRMWLGNAIRVATHYDLMENIGVVVMGRRRFTLFPPDQIANLYMGPLELTPAGTPISLVDPDAPDLERFPRFADAAKEAQSATLEPGDAIYIPFHWWHAVESLDPVNAFVNYWWNPAPAGMGNPYDALLHALVAIGSLPEDQREVYRTVFDHLVFRRNGEPAAHLPEEVKGVLGRPDTVTAARMRATLLDSFSRS
- a CDS encoding cupin-like domain-containing protein; amino-acid sequence: MASTPSIPLPGRVADRPAVDAETFSKEILQEYRPVILRGQVRHWAAVRAGAHGDRAMAEYLAGFGGGRPLEVMIGAPEIAGRFFYNDDLSGFNFQRQQVTLGQLLGELLRFAEQDVADPHALYANAATAPEHLPGWDAANALDLPTGNAPARLWIGNATQVATHYDQSNNIACVVHGRRRFTLFPPDQIANLYIGPLDHTMAGPPSSMVDPDAPDLARYPRFEEAMAHAQVAELKPGDAIFIPAIWWHHVRALDRLNVLVNYWWSAEATASPFGALIHALMSIRDLPAPEKAAWRSWFDHYVFGPEAGRAAEHLPASARGILSTASPARTERLRAFLIRMLGGRV
- a CDS encoding tryptophan 7-halogenase translates to MRPDAIRRVVIVGGGTAGWMAAAAITRVLGEMPGLSIELVESEEIGTVGVGEATIPQIVLFNKMLGIDEAEFVRETRATYKLGIEFVDWLRPGHRYVHPFGFYGLDMKGIEFHHFWLKGRELGDPTPLDAYSLGIVGGLQGRFAHPRPDQPSSPLSKLGYAFQFDAGLYARFLRRLAEANGATRTEGRIVDVERDGETGHVAAVVLQSGARIEGDLFLDCSGFRGLLIEGAMAAGFEDWTQWLPCDRAVAVPCANGGDRQPLTRSTARGAGWQWRIPLQHRIGNGYVYSSVHLSDDEAAATLLANLDGAPLADPRLLRFTAGHRRRAWVGNVVALGLAGGFLEPLESTSIHLVQSAIARLLTYWPTRRFDQLEIDRFNAAHVSDYLEIRDFLVLHYKATERDDTPFWDYCRALEPPPGLASKLAIFGANGRIFREGNELFTETSWLSVMVGQGVEAGGYHPAADLLSDAETLTRLEHIRQVIADTASLLPHQDDHLRQIGCDPRPSLVVA